From a single Verrucomicrobiota bacterium genomic region:
- a CDS encoding ABC transporter ATP-binding protein — protein sequence MKRCEPRSNPPAPQASPTSTRSWLEDYAASTLESADVPVPAKLNQGIRLEQVSFIYPGTSKRVLDNVSLSLPAGAVVAVVGENGAGKTTLVKLLAKLYEPTSGFILVDGALLARMPAREWRSRMAGAFQDFFRFEFRARHTVGLGDVPRFNDEPAVVAAVDRAGASDVVSRLKTGLDTQLGPTWPGGVEVSFGQWQKLSLARGFMRNEPLLLVLDEPTAALDAETEHALFERYAAAARRGANACPAKGSAVPNNGRITILVSHRFSTVRMADLIVVLDGARLVEAGTHDELVANRGQYAELYGLQAAAYR from the coding sequence ATAAAGCGGTGCGAGCCGCGCTCGAATCCGCCGGCGCCGCAAGCCTCGCCGACTTCGACACGATCCTGGCTCGAGGATTATGCGGCCTCGACCCTGGAGTCGGCTGACGTGCCCGTGCCGGCAAAGCTGAACCAAGGAATTCGCCTCGAACAAGTATCGTTTATCTATCCGGGCACGTCGAAGCGCGTTCTCGACAATGTGTCGCTTTCGTTGCCCGCAGGCGCGGTCGTGGCCGTGGTCGGAGAGAATGGCGCGGGGAAAACGACTTTGGTCAAGCTGCTGGCCAAGCTGTACGAACCAACGTCCGGTTTTATTCTGGTGGACGGCGCGCTGCTCGCGAGGATGCCGGCGCGCGAATGGCGCTCGCGAATGGCGGGGGCGTTTCAGGATTTCTTCCGGTTCGAATTCCGCGCGCGCCACACCGTGGGGTTGGGCGATGTGCCTCGCTTCAACGATGAACCGGCCGTGGTCGCCGCCGTTGATCGGGCGGGCGCGAGCGACGTCGTGTCGCGGCTGAAGACGGGACTGGACACGCAACTTGGTCCAACCTGGCCTGGGGGCGTGGAAGTGTCCTTCGGTCAATGGCAGAAGCTCTCGCTGGCGCGCGGTTTCATGCGCAATGAGCCGTTGCTTCTGGTGCTGGACGAGCCCACCGCCGCGCTCGACGCCGAGACCGAGCACGCGTTGTTCGAGCGCTACGCAGCCGCGGCCCGTCGCGGCGCCAATGCCTGTCCAGCCAAAGGCAGCGCGGTGCCGAACAACGGTCGCATCACCATTCTGGTCTCGCACCGATTCTCCACGGTTCGAATGGCCGATCTCATTGTCGTGCTCGACGGCGCCCGTCTTGTGGAAGCCGGCACGCACGACGAGCTCGTGGCCAACCGCGGACAGTACGCGGAACTTTACGGCCTCCAGGCGGCGGCTTACCGTTGA
- a CDS encoding CopG family transcriptional regulator, translated as MTISIRLSPEEARELAALARKTGRSKSEILRDAFRQSRSGKSDIRRQRALALAGSLSGASDLSQREGFGKQ; from the coding sequence ATGACAATCAGCATCCGCTTGAGTCCGGAAGAAGCGCGGGAATTGGCCGCTCTCGCCCGCAAGACCGGCCGTTCGAAAAGTGAAATCTTGCGAGACGCGTTTCGGCAATCTCGCTCCGGCAAGTCGGACATCCGCAGGCAGCGCGCGTTGGCTTTGGCCGGTTCGCTTTCGGGAGCCAGTGATCTCTCCCAAAGAGAGGGTTTCGGAAAGCAATGA
- a CDS encoding amino acid permease, which yields MPEPTPHAPVTEGQFVRGLGLLDSTMMVAGSMIGSGIFIVSADIARQVGSSGWLLVVWLITGVLTVIAALSYGELAAMMPRAGGQYVYLREAYSPLWGFLYGWTFYLVIQTGTIAAVAVAFARFLGVLVPAISESHVYFEFGRFALTPTKLVAIAVLILLTWSNSTGLRTGKIVQNIFTITKIAALLGLVLLGLLVGANSMAISANFQDWWSASFTQPSARGGNEFTTTALQGQGLLLVLGTAMVGSLFSADAWHCVTFTAAEVKNPKRNLPLSLFLGVSLVCALYFLANIAYLLTLPLHGSPAGTTALERGIQFALNDRVGTAAMEVIFGQNAAAIMALLIMISTFGCINGLVLVGARVYYAMARDGLFFARIGQLNRQGVPGNALLIQCVWACLLTLSGTYSELLDYVVFAVLIFYVLTMAGLFVLRRKRPDVERPYRAFGYPVVPAIYVVAASLIALDLLISPKTSGNAWPGLLIVLAGVPAYFFWKRGRARGAALQE from the coding sequence ATGCCAGAGCCCACGCCCCACGCCCCCGTGACCGAAGGCCAATTCGTCCGCGGCCTTGGCCTGCTCGACTCGACGATGATGGTCGCAGGTTCGATGATCGGGTCCGGCATTTTCATCGTCTCGGCGGACATTGCGCGCCAGGTCGGGTCAAGCGGCTGGCTGCTGGTGGTCTGGCTGATCACGGGCGTGCTCACGGTGATCGCGGCGCTGAGTTACGGCGAGCTGGCGGCCATGATGCCGCGCGCGGGCGGTCAATACGTCTATTTGCGCGAGGCTTATAGCCCGCTCTGGGGGTTCCTGTACGGCTGGACGTTTTATCTGGTGATTCAAACCGGCACGATCGCCGCTGTAGCGGTGGCGTTCGCGCGTTTTCTCGGCGTCCTGGTTCCTGCGATCTCAGAAAGCCACGTCTATTTCGAGTTCGGTCGATTCGCATTGACCCCGACAAAACTGGTGGCGATTGCCGTCCTAATTCTGCTCACGTGGTCCAACTCGACCGGCCTCCGCACAGGGAAGATCGTGCAAAACATCTTCACGATCACGAAAATTGCGGCGCTCCTGGGATTGGTGCTCCTGGGTTTGTTGGTTGGGGCCAATTCGATGGCGATCAGCGCTAATTTTCAAGACTGGTGGTCGGCGTCCTTCACGCAGCCGTCCGCCCGCGGCGGAAACGAATTTACGACCACAGCGCTCCAGGGCCAGGGCCTGCTCCTGGTATTAGGCACGGCGATGGTCGGCTCGCTGTTTTCAGCCGACGCGTGGCACTGTGTCACCTTCACCGCTGCCGAGGTGAAAAATCCGAAACGCAACTTGCCGCTCAGCCTCTTTCTTGGAGTCAGTTTGGTTTGCGCACTCTATTTCCTGGCGAACATCGCTTATCTCCTCACCTTGCCGCTCCACGGATCGCCTGCCGGAACCACCGCTCTGGAACGCGGCATCCAATTCGCCCTCAACGATCGCGTGGGCACGGCGGCAATGGAGGTGATCTTTGGACAAAACGCCGCCGCGATCATGGCGCTGCTGATCATGATTTCCACGTTCGGGTGCATCAACGGGCTGGTCCTGGTGGGCGCGCGGGTCTATTACGCGATGGCGCGGGACGGGCTTTTCTTTGCCAGGATCGGCCAACTCAACCGCCAGGGCGTCCCCGGCAACGCGCTCCTTATCCAATGTGTGTGGGCGTGCTTGTTGACGTTGTCCGGCACCTACAGCGAACTGCTCGACTACGTGGTTTTCGCGGTGCTGATTTTCTACGTCCTGACCATGGCCGGCCTGTTTGTGCTTCGTCGAAAACGCCCCGACGTCGAGCGGCCCTACCGGGCGTTTGGGTATCCGGTGGTTCCGGCCATTTACGTCGTAGCCGCCTCGCTGATTGCGCTGGACCTGTTGATCAGTCCGAAGACGAGCGGCAATGCCTGGCCCGGCTTGTTGATCGTGCTGGCGGGTGTCCCGGCGTATTTCTTCTGGAAACGAGGCCGCGCCCGCGGTGCGGCATTACAAGAGTGA
- a CDS encoding amino acid permease, with translation MSLFRVKSLDELNAEAVRPEQQLRRALGPVQLTLLGIGAIIGAGLFSTVGTAAAGGSGHIGAGPALVVSFVLVAIACGFAALCYAEFASMVPVSGSAYTYAYATLGQLMAWIIGWDLILEYAVGNVAVAISWSEYFQTLLRGLQVNWPAWLGVDYRTALDAAKTAADNTDPGTLSDSLLRAARAWKEAPRLAGVPLVFNLPAVLITALLTWILVRGIRESSAFNTIMVVLKLTVVGLFIGVGTFYIRPENWSPFSPNGFQGISSAAGVIFFAYIGFDAVSTAAEETRDPQRNLPIGIIASLIVCTVFYVAAALVLTGMVPWKEFTGAADPLAKAFSERGMNWTAGLISLGAVFATTSVLLVYQLGQPRILFSMARDGLLPAWAARVHPRYRTPHIPTILTGVFVAGLSAVANINEMADVCSIGTLFAFVLVAAGIIVLRRIDPNRPRPFRTPWVPWVPLGAILSCGYLMMALPKEAWVRFAVWLAIGMVIYFAYSHRNAQRQRQ, from the coding sequence ATGAGTCTCTTCCGCGTCAAGTCTCTCGATGAGCTGAACGCCGAGGCGGTGCGTCCGGAACAGCAGCTCCGGCGCGCGCTCGGTCCGGTTCAACTGACGCTGCTTGGCATTGGCGCGATCATCGGCGCGGGGCTGTTCTCGACCGTCGGAACGGCGGCTGCCGGGGGAAGCGGACACATCGGCGCCGGACCGGCGCTGGTGGTTTCGTTTGTGTTGGTCGCGATTGCCTGCGGTTTCGCGGCGCTTTGTTATGCAGAATTCGCTTCGATGGTTCCCGTGTCCGGGTCGGCTTACACCTACGCTTACGCGACGCTCGGCCAGCTCATGGCCTGGATCATCGGTTGGGATTTGATTCTCGAATATGCCGTGGGCAACGTGGCCGTCGCGATTTCCTGGTCGGAATATTTCCAAACCTTGCTGCGCGGGCTGCAGGTGAATTGGCCCGCGTGGCTCGGCGTGGATTATCGAACGGCGTTGGATGCGGCCAAAACCGCGGCGGACAACACGGATCCAGGCACGTTGTCGGATTCGTTGCTGCGCGCGGCTCGGGCTTGGAAGGAAGCGCCGCGGCTGGCTGGCGTTCCGCTCGTCTTCAATCTGCCGGCGGTGCTCATCACGGCGTTGCTCACGTGGATTCTCGTGCGCGGCATCCGGGAAAGTTCCGCGTTCAACACGATCATGGTCGTGTTGAAACTGACGGTCGTCGGACTGTTCATCGGCGTCGGGACGTTTTACATCCGTCCGGAGAATTGGAGTCCATTTTCGCCGAATGGATTTCAAGGCATCTCCAGCGCCGCCGGCGTGATTTTCTTCGCCTACATCGGATTCGATGCGGTTTCGACCGCGGCCGAGGAAACCCGCGATCCGCAACGAAATCTGCCGATCGGGATCATCGCCAGTTTGATCGTGTGCACGGTGTTTTATGTTGCGGCGGCGCTCGTGCTGACGGGCATGGTGCCCTGGAAGGAATTCACCGGGGCCGCGGATCCTTTGGCCAAGGCCTTTTCCGAACGCGGCATGAACTGGACGGCGGGCCTGATTTCCCTGGGCGCAGTGTTCGCGACCACTTCCGTGCTGCTGGTCTATCAGTTGGGCCAGCCGCGAATCTTGTTTTCGATGGCGCGCGATGGCTTGCTGCCCGCCTGGGCCGCGCGTGTGCATCCGCGCTACCGGACCCCGCACATACCCACGATCCTGACGGGCGTTTTCGTGGCCGGGCTTTCAGCGGTCGCGAACATCAATGAGATGGCGGACGTGTGCAGCATCGGGACGCTGTTCGCGTTCGTGCTCGTGGCGGCGGGAATCATTGTGTTGCGGCGAATCGATCCGAATCGGCCCCGGCCTTTTCGCACGCCGTGGGTGCCGTGGGTGCCGCTCGGCGCCATCCTGAGCTGTGGCTATTTGATGATGGCGCTGCCCAAGGAAGCCTGGGTTCGCTTCGCTGTGTGGCTCGCGATTGGAATGGTGATTTATTTTGCCTACAGCCACCGAAATGCGCAGCGCCAGAGGCAATGA
- a CDS encoding ABC transporter ATP-binding protein, whose translation MIQRLRERNEWKFFGVLPKADCALAILWWAILILRGALPAAFAFAMGALVGAVESGENLTGPLSVAGAIFVVLQVLTPIHQAVSSNLGDRTAAWLYDRLTEACVRPPGLGHLENPKLTGDLTVARDFDLGMTGPPLSISMDFIAGGLVEMIAGLASAIVLATYAWWAPILLAGAWLGTHWLLRESAVWRDRNTEEVRGAQRDSDYAYKLAVDPPAAKELRLFGLASWTIDRFVKCRTRLHALQYEATRLREKPVLWSLLIVSGANIVFFWTLANGVAAGNVTLAQAVVFAQCAVGTSLVAFGGLSWALDGSSAPVAAVLRLESAMAPAGALTCGNRSASGLPAREIRFRDLTFAYPEGEAVLERFNLVIPAGTSLAIVGQNGAGKTTFAKLLCRFYDPQSGAIEIDGVDLRAFDLASWRARLSAVFQDFTRFELPLRENVAPAGAPDKAVRAALESAGAASLADFDTILARGLCGLDPGVG comes from the coding sequence CTGATCCAGCGATTGCGCGAGCGAAACGAGTGGAAGTTCTTCGGCGTCCTGCCTAAAGCGGATTGTGCTCTGGCCATCCTCTGGTGGGCCATTCTAATTCTTCGGGGCGCGCTGCCTGCTGCGTTCGCCTTTGCGATGGGCGCGCTCGTGGGCGCCGTGGAAAGCGGCGAAAACCTGACCGGCCCTCTCAGCGTGGCTGGGGCCATCTTCGTCGTGCTTCAAGTGCTCACGCCCATTCATCAAGCGGTCAGCAGCAACCTCGGAGACCGCACGGCGGCGTGGCTTTACGATCGGCTTACCGAAGCCTGCGTTCGCCCGCCCGGCCTGGGACACCTCGAGAATCCGAAGCTCACCGGCGACCTCACCGTCGCGCGCGACTTCGATCTCGGCATGACCGGTCCGCCGCTGAGCATTTCCATGGACTTCATCGCGGGCGGGCTGGTGGAAATGATCGCCGGCCTCGCGTCCGCTATCGTGCTCGCCACATACGCGTGGTGGGCGCCGATTCTTCTGGCCGGGGCCTGGCTGGGGACGCACTGGCTGCTGCGCGAGAGCGCGGTCTGGCGGGATCGCAACACCGAGGAGGTTCGCGGCGCGCAACGCGATTCCGATTACGCCTACAAACTGGCCGTCGATCCACCGGCGGCCAAGGAACTGCGCTTGTTTGGCCTTGCGAGTTGGACAATCGACCGCTTTGTCAAATGCCGGACCCGCCTGCACGCGCTGCAGTACGAAGCCACGCGGCTCCGCGAGAAGCCGGTGCTGTGGAGCCTTCTGATTGTCAGCGGCGCCAACATTGTTTTCTTCTGGACGCTGGCCAATGGGGTCGCTGCCGGAAACGTGACTCTGGCGCAAGCGGTCGTCTTCGCTCAATGCGCGGTCGGCACTTCGCTGGTCGCGTTTGGCGGACTCAGTTGGGCGCTCGACGGATCGTCCGCGCCCGTGGCCGCGGTGTTGCGCCTCGAATCCGCCATGGCGCCGGCGGGCGCGCTGACGTGCGGCAATCGCTCCGCGTCGGGGTTGCCGGCCCGAGAAATTCGTTTTCGCGATTTGACGTTCGCGTATCCGGAAGGCGAGGCAGTGCTGGAGCGCTTCAATCTGGTCATCCCGGCCGGCACGTCGCTGGCCATTGTCGGCCAAAATGGCGCCGGCAAAACCACATTCGCCAAATTGTTGTGCCGATTTTACGACCCGCAATCCGGCGCGATTGAAATTGATGGTGTGGATTTGCGCGCCTTCGACCTGGCTTCCTGGCGGGCGCGTCTGTCCGCGGTTTTCCAGGATTTCACGCGTTTCGAGCTGCCTCTCCGGGAGAACGTGGCGCCCGCGGGCGCGCCGGATAAAGCGGTGCGAGCCGCGCTCGAATCCGCCGGCGCCGCAAGCCTCGCCGACTTCGACACGATCCTGGCTCGAGGATTATGCGGCCTCGACCCTGGAGTCGGCTGA